AATCTTCTTCTGCAAGGGAAACTGACATCCGGGATTTGAATTATTGTCCGTTGCGCTATGCGTTTTTTGGAGTTGATGAAAAAATTCTTCTGTTCACTGAAAACGCTTTTGCAGGCAAAAATTGCGCGTTCCCTAAAGAAGAAGTTTCCACACTTGAATTAAAAGAGCCTTCTTCTTCGGATTTGGAAAAATTCAATGCTGAATCTCAAAAATTTCTTTTGCATCAAGAAAAAAAAGTTCGTTTAAAAAGGTGGCTTAGGGCAAAATCCACGGCGATAAAAATTTGCGTTGCGGTTTTTGTTTTTGCAATTGCGGTTTTTGTTTCGCTTTACAGGACTTTTTTGGAAAAGCGGACGACAAAAGGGCTTACTTCGCTTCAAACTTTGGAAATGTACTACAGCGCGGTGAATTTGCTGGACATAGATTCTGCCCGGGCAAGTTCCGCAAAATCTCTTGGCGGAAGAGTAGACCGACTTGCAAATATTTTTGTTACAGGAAAAACAAGCTCGATGTACAACGCGGGCAACGACCTTGTTCCGCCTTCTGTCTGGCTTGTAAAAAATCAGCTTAACCACAATATTTACGGAATTTCCAATTTTACGGTTGACGGAAATCCTTGCAGAACTTTTTTTAAGGGGCAGCGCAGAAAAGAAAATCCAGCTGCTATTACGGAAGAAAATGGACAGAAAATTTTCCCCGGCGAAAAAAAAGAATATCACGTTGAATTTTTTATTTTTGATTCGCTTGGAGAAGACAGCCTTTGCGTTTCGCTTCAAAAGGAAAAAGTTTCCTTGGAATTTAAAAAAGACCGCTGGATTATTTTTGATATTCAAACTGAAATTGAAAGCCGCTTTTTAAAATTCAGCGAGATAAAGGCGGAATATTCTTTTGCAATGGAAAACTGCGGCGGCGATGTTTTTGCCTGCGCTTCCGTTTTGCGCCAAAAGTACGATTTTATTCCTTCCGACCAAGAAATCAAAGATGCTGAAAAATATGTGGAAGAGCAGAGCCTTGTGTTTTTGAAGCCTGTCAGCAAATGAAATGACAGTTTTACGTTTTTTGTCATATTGACTTTAGAAAATTTTCACGATATTATAAGAAGCCGGTTGCAAAAGTTTGCTATTTGTAACTGGCTTGCAAATAAAGAATCGTTTTGTTTTTTGGAGGAAATATGGCTTCTAATTATAATCTTGAAAAACAGCACGCAAAGGGAAAATTTCACGCTATTGAAAGAATCAACAATCTTTGCGACAAAGACTCATTTTATGAAATTTATTCAGCTGCGCGTCATACTTGCACAAGCTTTGGAATGGACAAAAAGGAAATTCCTTATGACGGCGTAATTACTGGCTTTGGAAAAATCAACGGAAAAAAAGTTGCCATTTACGCTCAGGATTTTACAGTTCAGGGCGGCTCTCTTGGAAAAGTTCACGGACAGAAAATCGCGGAGCTTATCGACAAGGCGATTATGGCAAAATGCCCGGTTATTGGTCTTAACGATTCAGGCGGAGCGCGTATTCAGGAAGGCGTTGATGCTCTTTGCGGTTACGGCGAGCTTTTTTATCAGAATGTGCGCGCGTCTGGAACTGTTCCGCAGATTTCAATTATTGTAGGACCTTGCGCTGGTGGTGCGGTTTATTCGCCGGGAATTACTGATTTTATTTTTGCAGTTGACACAATCAGTCAGATGTTTATCACCGGACCAAAAGTTGTAAAAAGCGTTCTTTCGCTCGATATTTCCGCGGAAGATTTGGGTGGCGCTTCCATTCATGCGCAGAAAAGCGGCGTTGCTCATTTTAGGGCTTCTTCAGAACCTGAATGCTATGAAGCTGTAAGAAAACTTTTGGACTACATTCCGCATTATTACGGCGAGGAAATTGTCGCTGAAGCCAAATTCAAGTTTGACGAAAAGAAAAAGGCAAAGAAAATTGCGGAAGTTCTTCCAGAAGAAAGCAAAAAAGGCTATGACATCCGCAATGTAATTGACTGCGTTGTTGACGATGACAGTTTCTTTGAAGTGATGAAAGAATTTGCTCAGATGGCAGTTGTCGGCTTTGCAAAGATTGAAGGAAAATCTGTTGGCGTTGTTGCGAACAATCCGGCTGTCTGGGGCGGACTTTTGAACTGTGATGCTTCCGACAAGATTGCGCGCTTTGTTCGTTACTGCGATGCCTATAATGTTCCGCTTGTTACTTTTGTTGATGTTCCGGGATTCTTACCTGGTCCTGATGAAGAACAAAAGGGAATTATCCGCCATGGTGCAAAAGTGATTTACGCATACAGCGAAGCGACTGTTCCAAAAGTTACAGTTATTACACGCAAGGCTTACGGCGGAGCTTACATTGCGATGTGCTCAAAACATCTTGGCGCGGACTTTGTTTATGCTTGGCCAAAGGCTGAAATTGCAGTTATGGGTGCGGAAGGCGCTCTTGGAATTCTTTATGCAAAGGAAATGAAAGACCCTGCTCAGGCTGCTCTTGTTGCCCAGAAGTCTCAGGAGTACAAAGATACAATTATGACTCCGACAATTGCGGCTCAGCGTGATTACATCAGCGAAATTATAAATCCTGAAGAAACAAGACAACGTGTTGCCCGCAGCCTTGAATTCCTTGCTCAAAAAACACAGCATTCAGTTCCTGCAAAAAAACACGGAAATATTCCGCTCTAATAAAAAATATCCGTGGCTCGCTTTGCCGGGCTACGGATTTTCTGTTGACTGATTTATTCATTTTTGCTAACATTCTTTCACTTGCCAACTTAGCTCACCTGGTAGAGCAGCTCCCTCGTAACGAGCAGGTACTCGGTTCAAGTCCGGGAGTTGGCTAAAGTACAAGACCGCACTTAAAATGAAGTGTGGTCTTTATTTTTTTATGTAAAACATGAACCGAGTACCGAAACGAACGCCGACCAAGTTGCGGTCTTTATTTTTTCCAGTAAGCTGGTGTAAGAAAAATAAAGAGCGTAAAAAGTTCCAGACGGCCGGCAATCATTGCAAAACTGTACCACCATTTTACAGGGGCAGCGAGCCAGCCGCAATTGTTGCTTGGTCCTAACGCTCCAAATGCAGGTCCGCAGTTTCCGACCATTGTTACAGCTCCGGTAAAAGCAGTTTGCATATCAAGTCCAAAGAGTGATGTAAAGAAAGCTGTTAAAATCGCAAAAGAAAAATACAAAAAGAAAAAAGCCGAAACTGAAAAAACAACATCTTTTCTTCTTGCCTGCTGATTCAGCCTGATTGAAAAAACTCCGTGCGGATGAATCATTTTTAGTATTTCATTTTTGAACTGCTTGTAAAGAACAACCCATCTTATGACTTTTACTCCGCCGGAAGTTGAACCGGACATTCCGCCTATGAACAAAAGCATCAAAATTACAATTTGGCTTGCACTTTTCCATTTTGTGTAGTCGGCTGTGGAAAAGCCTGTTGTGGTTAAAATGCTTGCTGTTTGAAATGCAGAAAATCTGAGCGACTTAAAAAATCCGCCGTAAGAAGAAGACTGAACAATTGCGATTGCGGCGATTGAAATGACGTTTATCCAGATGTACGCTTTTAGCTCCGAGTTGCATTTTATTTCGCTGAAATTCCGTATGAAAAAATAATAATAAAGTGAAAAATTTATTCCTGCTAAAAACATAAACGCAAAGCAAATCCATTCGATTGAAGCGGAATTGTATGCGCCGATGCTTGCATTTCTTGTAGAAAATCCGCCTGTTCCCAAAGTTGAAAATGCGTGGCAAAGCGCGTCTATAAAATCCATTCCCGCAATTTTTAAAAGAGCAGTTTGAACAAGCGTCATTCCAAGGTAAATGAACCAAAGAATTTTTGCGGTGGTTGTTATTTTAGGCGTGAACTTTCCTTTTTCAGGGCCTGTAGTTTCCGCCTTTATAAGCTGAAATCCGCCGACTCCAAGAACTGGCATAAGCGCAACCGTAAGTGCCACAATTCCCATTCCGCCAATCCAGTGCGAAAGGCATCTCCATAAATTTATGCTGCGCGGAAGTTTTTCAATTTCAGAAAGAATCGTTGCGCCTGTTGTTGTGAATCCGCTTACGCTTTCAAAAAACGCATCCGTAAAATTTGGAATTGCCTTGCTAAAGTAAAGCGGAATTGCTCCGAATACGCTTGCGGAAATCCAGGCGAGAGCGACAGCTGCAAAACTTGATCTTATCGTAAGCCTTGATTTTTTGTTGCGGAAAAAAAATATCGTCATTAAACCTAGAATCAAGCTTGCAACCATTGGAATTAAAAAAGATGGAAGTACAAAATATTCATGGCAGAAAATTGCCGTTGCGATTGGAATTGAAAATGAA
The DNA window shown above is from uncultured Treponema sp. and carries:
- a CDS encoding acyl-CoA carboxylase subunit beta; the protein is MASNYNLEKQHAKGKFHAIERINNLCDKDSFYEIYSAARHTCTSFGMDKKEIPYDGVITGFGKINGKKVAIYAQDFTVQGGSLGKVHGQKIAELIDKAIMAKCPVIGLNDSGGARIQEGVDALCGYGELFYQNVRASGTVPQISIIVGPCAGGAVYSPGITDFIFAVDTISQMFITGPKVVKSVLSLDISAEDLGGASIHAQKSGVAHFRASSEPECYEAVRKLLDYIPHYYGEEIVAEAKFKFDEKKKAKKIAEVLPEESKKGYDIRNVIDCVVDDDSFFEVMKEFAQMAVVGFAKIEGKSVGVVANNPAVWGGLLNCDASDKIARFVRYCDAYNVPLVTFVDVPGFLPGPDEEQKGIIRHGAKVIYAYSEATVPKVTVITRKAYGGAYIAMCSKHLGADFVYAWPKAEIAVMGAEGALGILYAKEMKDPAQAALVAQKSQEYKDTIMTPTIAAQRDYISEIINPEETRQRVARSLEFLAQKTQHSVPAKKHGNIPL
- a CDS encoding TrkH family potassium uptake protein, with the translated sequence MTFTVCRIIFFIISIIGLSFSIPIATAIFCHEYFVLPSFLIPMVASLILGLMTIFFFRNKKSRLTIRSSFAAVALAWISASVFGAIPLYFSKAIPNFTDAFFESVSGFTTTGATILSEIEKLPRSINLWRCLSHWIGGMGIVALTVALMPVLGVGGFQLIKAETTGPEKGKFTPKITTTAKILWFIYLGMTLVQTALLKIAGMDFIDALCHAFSTLGTGGFSTRNASIGAYNSASIEWICFAFMFLAGINFSLYYYFFIRNFSEIKCNSELKAYIWINVISIAAIAIVQSSSYGGFFKSLRFSAFQTASILTTTGFSTADYTKWKSASQIVILMLLFIGGMSGSTSGGVKVIRWVVLYKQFKNEILKMIHPHGVFSIRLNQQARRKDVVFSVSAFFFLYFSFAILTAFFTSLFGLDMQTAFTGAVTMVGNCGPAFGALGPSNNCGWLAAPVKWWYSFAMIAGRLELFTLFIFLTPAYWKK